A region of uncultured Desulfobacter sp. DNA encodes the following proteins:
- a CDS encoding J domain-containing protein, whose translation MYLAKIKKDRQITYVLRESVRQGEQMVARDIFDLGPCPGAWIDYPGGNAWYLSPDLESKISSLAGTFDSAQLEDLFWPFIRPAIRRATQTFRQRSDRKYSPMTMAQKQTIARQVHAFDKRRAHFLKFGNMDQGPMVNMPAVIFRQLHDKSRDEIEQYFMDQENLLRKKELKSYVYTALDLHRFFQGFMAKHMPHALDQEKVESFFIQELCLLNKELFGLTSRLHEYLVRYAVMFFDHTYGDSVLLDDMVKDFQFRQRSRWSKPPGASRQLKLSRAFEIFNLTAKALESMSKKDLTRVFRRLARQHHPDRGGSHDRFVELNNAYQALLERISDK comes from the coding sequence ATGTATCTTGCAAAAATAAAAAAAGACAGGCAGATCACCTATGTCCTGCGGGAATCAGTCAGGCAGGGCGAACAGATGGTGGCCCGGGACATCTTTGATTTAGGCCCCTGCCCCGGTGCCTGGATTGATTACCCCGGTGGCAATGCCTGGTATTTGAGCCCGGATCTGGAGTCAAAAATTTCAAGTCTGGCCGGAACCTTTGACAGCGCACAGCTCGAAGACCTGTTCTGGCCTTTTATCCGACCCGCCATCCGAAGGGCCACCCAGACGTTCAGACAGCGCTCTGATAGAAAGTACTCACCCATGACAATGGCTCAAAAACAGACCATCGCAAGACAGGTCCACGCCTTTGACAAACGCCGGGCTCACTTTCTCAAATTCGGCAATATGGACCAGGGTCCAATGGTGAATATGCCGGCGGTGATTTTCAGGCAGCTGCATGACAAGTCCCGGGATGAGATTGAGCAGTATTTCATGGACCAGGAAAATCTTTTAAGAAAAAAAGAGCTGAAATCCTATGTATACACAGCGCTTGACCTCCATCGTTTTTTCCAGGGATTCATGGCCAAGCACATGCCCCATGCCCTGGACCAGGAGAAGGTGGAGTCATTTTTTATCCAGGAGCTATGTCTTCTGAACAAGGAGCTTTTCGGGCTGACCAGCAGGCTTCATGAGTACCTGGTCCGGTATGCGGTTATGTTCTTTGATCACACTTACGGGGATTCGGTGCTGCTGGATGATATGGTCAAAGATTTCCAGTTCCGCCAGAGAAGCCGGTGGTCCAAGCCACCCGGCGCATCCCGGCAGCTTAAACTCTCCCGGGCGTTTGAAATTTTCAATCTCACGGCCAAAGCCCTTGAATCCATGAGCAAAAAAGACCTGACCCGGGTGTTCAGGCGCCTGGCCAGACAGCATCATCCCGACAGAGGCGGCAGCCACGACAGGTTTGTGGAGCTGAACAACGCCTACCAGGCCCTGCTTGAAAGGATTTCGGACAAATGA
- a CDS encoding ISNCY family transposase: MREFTFDSVIEFFRKTLQDLPDLRTGKNTIYTIADAALAAFSVFFTQNPSFLAFQKSMQQNKGKNNAQSLFRVQAIPSDNQIRNLLDPVPPTHLFPIFSYIFYGLNDMGHLGSYRSYNGNLLLALDGVQYFSSTSIHCENCNKKEPRNGTTTYSHSVITPVIVAPGNNNVIPLQPEFITPQDGHKKQDCENAAAKRWIRLYSQGYSQFGFTILGDDLYCKQPLCELMLDQNFDFILVCKPDSHKTLYQWIEGLDSNDLNTHIVKRWTGKRQEIDTYRFVNNVPLKDGADALHVNWCELTTTLATDQIIYKNAFATNFEIHKENVEQLVINGRARWKVENENNNVLKNRGYHLEHNFGHGKKHLSSILATFNLLAFLFHTLLAFLFHTLLDNVDKKYKLVRDNLPARKTFFDDIRALTRYLYFDNWEALLDFMIRGLELEARPDTS, translated from the coding sequence ATGAGAGAATTCACGTTTGATTCAGTTATTGAGTTTTTCCGAAAGACGCTTCAGGATTTACCTGATTTGAGGACCGGGAAAAACACGATTTACACCATAGCGGATGCGGCCCTTGCTGCGTTTTCGGTTTTTTTTACCCAAAATCCTTCATTTTTAGCGTTTCAAAAATCAATGCAGCAAAATAAAGGAAAAAATAATGCCCAATCTTTATTCAGGGTACAGGCTATTCCTAGTGATAACCAAATTAGAAATTTATTAGATCCGGTTCCGCCAACTCATCTTTTCCCTATTTTTTCATACATTTTTTATGGTCTCAATGATATGGGGCATCTTGGTTCATATCGTTCATACAACGGAAATTTATTATTGGCCCTTGACGGTGTTCAATATTTTTCCTCCACATCAATTCACTGTGAAAACTGTAACAAAAAGGAGCCTCGGAACGGAACTACCACATACTCCCATTCGGTTATTACACCTGTAATTGTTGCCCCCGGTAACAATAACGTCATACCGCTACAGCCGGAATTTATCACACCGCAAGATGGTCATAAAAAACAAGATTGCGAAAATGCCGCTGCAAAACGCTGGATACGCCTATACTCCCAAGGGTATAGCCAATTCGGATTTACCATTTTAGGCGATGATCTGTATTGCAAACAGCCTTTATGCGAATTGATGCTTGACCAGAACTTTGATTTTATTTTGGTTTGTAAACCAGATTCACATAAAACCTTATACCAATGGATAGAAGGGTTGGATTCAAACGATCTTAACACCCACATTGTTAAGCGATGGACAGGGAAACGACAGGAGATTGATACCTATCGTTTTGTTAACAACGTCCCCTTGAAAGATGGCGCTGACGCATTGCATGTCAACTGGTGTGAACTAACGACAACACTGGCAACCGATCAAATTATTTATAAAAATGCCTTTGCAACGAATTTTGAAATCCATAAAGAAAATGTAGAACAACTTGTGATCAATGGCCGGGCTCGCTGGAAAGTTGAAAATGAGAACAATAATGTTTTGAAAAACAGAGGCTATCATTTGGAGCATAATTTTGGACACGGGAAGAAGCACCTTTCCTCAATTCTGGCGACGTTTAATCTATTGGCCTTTCTTTTTCACACCCTATTGGCCTTTCTTTTTCACACCCTATTGGACAATGTCGATAAAAAATACAAGTTGGTTCGAGATAACCTTCCAGCAAGAAAGACTTTTTTTGATGATATCCGGGCACTCACCAGGTATTTATATTTTGACAACTGGGAGGCACTTTTAGACTTCATGATACGCGGACTTGAATTGGAAGCACGACCTGATACGAGTTGA
- the tnpB gene encoding IS66 family insertion sequence element accessory protein TnpB (TnpB, as the term is used for proteins encoded by IS66 family insertion elements, is considered an accessory protein, since TnpC, encoded by a neighboring gene, is a DDE family transposase.), with product MIQVTPHMRILLAPEPVDFRKGIDGLASICRKVLQSDPFSGYLFVFINRRRTAIKVLCYDSQGFWLCQKRLSKGRFNWWPKRDQSAGRCLEAHELQMLLWNGDPFHTRAAPVWRKLSV from the coding sequence ATGATCCAGGTCACACCACATATGCGGATACTGCTTGCTCCGGAGCCCGTAGATTTTCGAAAAGGAATCGACGGCCTGGCCAGTATATGCCGAAAGGTCCTGCAATCAGATCCCTTTTCAGGATACCTGTTCGTATTTATTAACCGAAGACGAACGGCCATCAAGGTTTTATGCTATGACAGCCAGGGGTTCTGGCTTTGCCAAAAGCGGCTCTCCAAGGGGCGTTTCAACTGGTGGCCCAAAAGGGATCAGTCTGCCGGCCGGTGTCTTGAAGCGCATGAGCTTCAGATGCTGCTTTGGAATGGTGATCCGTTTCATACCCGGGCTGCTCCCGTATGGCGAAAACTGTCCGTATAA
- a CDS encoding Druantia anti-phage system protein DruA → MDNDIVLTYRGRSATKADIEFIRLLIDDNPTASRRALSQILCREWNWVQANGSLRDMIARGFMLELHRNGHINLPARKHNPPNPFLNRKKPEQPEIDQTPVTMTLREISPLDIVLVKNTPNEPLFNSLIEHHHYLGYCHPVGEQLKYMVFADKRPVACFSWSSAPRHIGARDRHIGWKKQHRDHNLRYIAYNSRFLILPWFRVPHLASWLLGYMARNLSRDWERIYCHPVYYLETFVDTELFAGTCYKAANWHYLGDTTGRGKQENRHIKTRSIKAVWGYPLIRDFRQLMTRLPNGSAEPDRRRA, encoded by the coding sequence ATGGACAACGACATTGTACTCACATACCGTGGCAGAAGCGCGACTAAGGCTGATATTGAATTTATCAGGCTGTTGATCGACGACAATCCCACAGCAAGCCGCCGCGCTCTGTCACAGATATTGTGCCGGGAATGGAACTGGGTTCAGGCCAACGGCAGCCTTCGTGATATGATCGCCCGGGGATTTATGCTTGAACTCCATAGAAACGGGCATATTAATCTTCCGGCCAGAAAACACAACCCGCCCAACCCGTTTTTAAACCGCAAAAAGCCGGAACAACCGGAAATCGATCAAACCCCGGTGACGATGACGCTCAGGGAAATAAGCCCCCTTGATATTGTACTGGTAAAAAACACACCCAATGAACCTTTATTTAACAGCTTGATTGAGCATCATCATTACCTGGGATATTGCCATCCTGTGGGAGAGCAACTTAAATATATGGTCTTTGCCGACAAACGGCCGGTGGCATGTTTTTCATGGTCATCGGCACCCCGGCATATCGGTGCCAGAGACCGACATATCGGCTGGAAGAAACAGCACCGGGATCACAACCTTCGCTATATCGCCTATAACAGCCGGTTTCTGATCCTGCCCTGGTTCCGGGTACCTCACCTGGCCTCATGGTTGTTAGGGTATATGGCCAGGAATTTGTCCAGGGACTGGGAGCGTATTTACTGCCATCCGGTCTATTATCTCGAGACATTTGTTGACACCGAATTATTTGCCGGCACCTGTTATAAAGCGGCAAACTGGCACTATCTGGGTGATACCACCGGACGGGGAAAACAGGAAAACAGGCATATAAAAACCCGCTCCATCAAGGCGGTCTGGGGATATCCCCTGATCCGCGATTTTCGACAACTCATGACAAGGCTCCCCAATGGAAGCGCTGAACCTGACAGAAGACGAGCTTGA